The Listeria welshimeri serovar 6b str. SLCC5334 genome has a window encoding:
- a CDS encoding YueI family protein, giving the protein MAENIDDYLEKGMYGAKEINPAEKKKYLGTYRERVLVALTKEEVLTQEYLPELEKAILENNDSKLLLNGLLHYNSLRPYIKLAEKCKHEFSIVSRLEGETDIYLVLACQKAVNKEDIHLYKEEPVEQEEEPVSLLEKVRKLFQ; this is encoded by the coding sequence ATGGCTGAAAATATCGATGACTATCTTGAAAAAGGCATGTATGGGGCAAAAGAAATTAATCCCGCTGAGAAGAAGAAATATTTAGGAACTTACCGTGAACGAGTATTAGTCGCTCTTACAAAAGAAGAAGTTTTGACCCAAGAATATCTTCCAGAACTAGAAAAAGCAATACTAGAGAATAATGACTCCAAACTTCTCTTAAATGGATTACTGCATTACAATTCTTTACGCCCTTACATTAAGTTAGCGGAAAAATGTAAACATGAATTTTCCATCGTTAGTCGCTTAGAAGGTGAAACAGATATTTACCTCGTCCTCGCCTGTCAAAAAGCGGTAAACAAAGAAGATATTCATTTATATAAAGAAGAACCAGTAGAACAAGAAGAAGAACCTGTCTCTTTATTAGAGAAGGTTCGCAAATTGTTTCAATAA
- a CDS encoding DUF6884 domain-containing protein, with protein MGISNKTNLIIIASGKPKIWDKYPNIGPMKAKEVYTGTFHRLSKAYAEQFANDYLILSPKYGFLRPDDIISETYDVRFTIQGTNDNTIQMEELKKQWQKLQINPTERVPMLGGKKFRGLLASITDGKQLFSFPLEGATGIGVMQRELKQAVETNTPLDGAE; from the coding sequence GTGGGAATATCCAATAAAACAAACCTGATAATTATCGCATCAGGAAAACCGAAAATATGGGATAAATATCCAAATATTGGTCCAATGAAAGCAAAAGAAGTTTACACTGGAACCTTTCATCGTTTGAGTAAAGCTTATGCAGAGCAATTTGCGAATGATTATTTAATTTTATCTCCTAAATACGGCTTTTTACGACCAGATGATATTATTTCAGAAACATACGATGTTCGTTTTACGATACAAGGGACAAATGACAATACCATTCAGATGGAGGAACTAAAAAAGCAGTGGCAAAAACTACAAATAAACCCTACTGAACGAGTACCGATGTTAGGCGGCAAAAAATTCAGAGGGTTATTAGCGAGTATTACAGACGGGAAACAGTTATTTAGTTTTCCGCTTGAAGGGGCAACAGGGATAGGAGTTATGCAGCGCGAATTAAAGCAAGCCGTCGAGACAAATACGCCACTAGATGGTGCTGAGTAG